One Alteromonas sp. KC3 DNA segment encodes these proteins:
- a CDS encoding AAA family ATPase — protein MALTFRKIAYGSATPQSGREIVYLTANNWDDYSHKTQFNVTIFDSQANRFELGDVKIGFRNQQPGWTIEAIPNGDFHELPEGFFSLGQDVDYYKAIQNDLPHQLRENYLSAIKDVVASADILNQAKSEDVFEVSLTRGVKADAVFGQFQRVLSNDAVLTPFYFRYFKPRTDSYSGIDIDFNVVPNSKPPTNIHVLIGRNGIGKTTLLNNIVKSLVVKDYQNSGAFFSRTPPFGNIPQIDPDSFFSRIISVSFSSFDRFVPPDDQDNHELGVRYTYVGLKKVVIPENGERRTSHKDNEDLCDDFISSVVNCFRSSARRKRWEVAIKKLESDRNFEDMNLVENLNLDPQVEQEKNELKRRCRHLFETKLSSGHAIVLLTVTRLVEKVDEKTLVILDEPESHLHPPLLSAFISSLSYLLLNRNGVALVATHSPVILQEVPRSCVWKIRRIRLELQADRPELETFGENVGVLTREVFGLEVFQSGFYADLARLVEKGKSFDEILDEYNHQIGFEGKALLNSLIVNRGN, from the coding sequence ATGGCGCTGACTTTTAGGAAGATTGCTTATGGCTCAGCAACACCTCAATCTGGAAGAGAGATTGTATATCTGACGGCAAACAACTGGGATGACTACAGTCACAAGACACAATTCAACGTTACGATCTTTGATTCACAAGCTAATCGCTTCGAACTCGGTGATGTAAAGATTGGATTCCGTAATCAGCAACCTGGGTGGACAATTGAAGCTATCCCTAATGGTGACTTTCACGAACTCCCAGAAGGATTCTTCTCGCTTGGTCAAGATGTGGATTATTACAAGGCAATACAAAATGATTTACCACATCAACTCAGGGAGAATTACCTATCAGCAATAAAGGATGTAGTTGCTTCAGCTGACATTTTAAATCAAGCGAAGAGCGAAGACGTATTTGAGGTGTCTTTGACTAGGGGTGTAAAGGCTGATGCAGTGTTCGGCCAGTTTCAGCGGGTTTTGAGTAATGATGCCGTTTTAACCCCCTTCTATTTTCGATATTTCAAACCTAGAACAGACTCATACTCTGGTATCGACATTGATTTCAATGTAGTTCCAAATAGCAAACCTCCAACGAACATCCATGTCCTAATTGGCCGAAATGGTATTGGAAAAACAACATTACTGAATAACATTGTTAAATCCCTTGTTGTTAAAGACTATCAAAACTCAGGTGCATTTTTTTCTCGAACACCACCATTTGGTAACATTCCACAAATAGATCCTGACAGTTTTTTTTCAAGAATAATTTCGGTCTCGTTTAGTTCTTTTGACCGTTTTGTTCCACCAGATGATCAGGACAACCACGAGCTCGGAGTCCGCTATACTTACGTTGGGCTTAAAAAGGTTGTAATACCAGAAAATGGCGAAAGGCGAACTAGTCACAAGGATAATGAAGACCTTTGTGATGACTTCATTTCTAGTGTCGTCAATTGTTTTAGAAGCAGCGCCAGAAGAAAACGCTGGGAAGTTGCTATTAAAAAGCTCGAGTCAGATAGAAACTTTGAAGACATGAACTTGGTAGAAAACCTAAACCTAGATCCTCAAGTTGAACAAGAAAAAAATGAGTTGAAGAGGAGATGTAGGCACTTATTTGAAACTAAATTGAGTTCTGGACATGCGATCGTACTTCTTACAGTTACGAGACTGGTTGAGAAAGTCGACGAAAAAACCCTTGTTATTCTTGACGAACCAGAAAGTCATTTACACCCGCCGTTGTTATCTGCTTTTATCAGTTCATTATCTTATCTACTGCTTAATAGGAATGGAGTCGCGCTAGTTGCTACGCACTCGCCTGTTATTCTTCAGGAGGTACCTCGAAGTTGTGTTTGGAAAATAAGACGTATTCGATTAGAACTTCAAGCCGATAGGCCCGAGCTCGAAACATTTGGTGAAAATGTTGGGGTACTCACAAGAGAAGTATTCGGACTAGAAGTCTTTCAGTCTGGGTTTTATGCAGATTTAGCAAGATTGGTGGAAAAAGGAAAAAGTTTTGACGAGATTCTAGATGAATATAACCATCAAATAGGGTTTGAAGGAAAAGCTTTGCTGAACTCTTTAATTGTGAATAGAGGTAATTAA
- a CDS encoding HNH endonuclease, translating to MRDAFNSSIVDIVNAANDYDTAGNNSTLVELLPNDGDKEKAFLNGLSKEHFIKLYSNQLVKKEIPRKEIYDQLKSRAPHGKCPFCGYCDVDQLDHYLPKSKYPLLTVLPLNLVPSCPYCNGGKNAEIAERPEDQILHPYYDHELIMEHQWVFASVIRSQPAAVKYFVRTPDHFDPVASSRVVNHFEKNSLATRYSTQAADQISTLPYTLEYFYSSGGAENVKEHLLRQYRAEHQKFKNSWQTAMYLALAEDDWFCSGGFR from the coding sequence ATGCGGGATGCTTTCAATTCAAGCATTGTGGATATTGTTAATGCGGCTAATGATTATGATACTGCTGGCAATAATTCAACTTTAGTGGAACTACTCCCCAACGATGGTGATAAAGAAAAAGCTTTTTTGAATGGGCTTTCTAAGGAGCACTTTATCAAGCTTTATTCAAACCAATTGGTAAAGAAAGAAATCCCCAGAAAAGAGATTTATGACCAGCTTAAGAGTCGTGCGCCTCATGGCAAATGTCCATTTTGTGGGTATTGCGACGTTGACCAATTGGACCATTATCTTCCCAAATCAAAATACCCCCTGTTGACGGTATTACCACTGAACCTTGTCCCATCTTGTCCTTATTGTAACGGTGGTAAAAATGCTGAAATTGCTGAGAGGCCAGAAGATCAAATACTGCATCCTTATTACGACCACGAACTAATAATGGAACATCAATGGGTGTTTGCATCGGTTATTCGTTCGCAGCCTGCTGCGGTAAAGTATTTCGTGAGAACTCCTGATCATTTTGACCCAGTTGCATCTAGCAGAGTAGTAAACCATTTCGAGAAAAACAGCTTAGCTACCAGATACTCGACTCAAGCTGCGGACCAGATATCAACTCTTCCATATACCCTAGAATATTTTTATTCGAGCGGAGGAGCTGAAAACGTTAAGGAGCATTTGCTGCGACAGTATCGTGCAGAACATCAGAAGTTTAAAAACTCATGGCAAACAGCAATGTATTTAGCATTAGCTGAAGATGACTGGTTCTGTTCAGGAGGATTTAGGTAA
- a CDS encoding tyrosine-type recombinase/integrase has product MAQLERVDIEGFEHFYVFLQDNSNKWLARFKLDNDPSKKWYCKTTGQEDLEDARVEAKFIRREFQSKLNEGTLVKNKSFKEVAELAIADMKQKIDAGTGKVVFKDYIGVLRKYHIEFFAKTSITSIKRAQLKEFDNWRFKKAGKALSKSTILNHNAALQRVFEFALDNEWMLPIQVPKLTNDGESGHRRLSFTPEEYDQICEEVLRLEQNSRKKVTAEIRRLLYYYMEFAINTGLRPGTELDNLKWGDLHIQTQGHQARFYLNVRKGKTTKFTGTREVVCNANIYDAIWLLTRDFPERKPNDLIFRLKSGKQTKELGRTFALALENLGLKKPKTEKGEQDNSSGERTLYSLRHSYITWEMRAQRVPIEVLAKQCGTSISMIEQHYSHVVPKMYSNQLSGLELDEVQQIKNRFALSNEKAIESYSRRAKEWAANYKRRGCI; this is encoded by the coding sequence ATGGCACAACTTGAACGAGTAGATATTGAGGGTTTTGAACACTTTTATGTTTTTCTCCAAGATAACAGTAACAAGTGGCTCGCTCGCTTTAAGTTAGATAATGACCCCAGTAAAAAATGGTACTGCAAAACCACAGGTCAAGAAGACCTCGAAGACGCAAGAGTTGAAGCTAAATTTATTAGAAGAGAGTTTCAGTCTAAACTTAATGAAGGAACCTTAGTAAAAAATAAGAGTTTCAAAGAGGTTGCCGAACTCGCAATAGCTGATATGAAGCAAAAAATAGATGCTGGAACCGGTAAAGTAGTATTCAAAGACTACATCGGTGTGCTGAGGAAATACCACATCGAATTTTTTGCTAAAACGTCGATTACGTCCATTAAAAGAGCGCAGCTTAAGGAATTTGATAATTGGCGGTTTAAGAAAGCCGGTAAAGCTTTATCTAAATCCACAATCCTCAACCACAATGCAGCATTACAACGAGTGTTTGAGTTTGCTCTAGATAATGAATGGATGCTCCCAATTCAGGTCCCCAAATTAACAAATGATGGAGAGTCTGGACACAGACGTCTATCTTTCACGCCTGAAGAATATGACCAGATCTGCGAGGAAGTACTTAGACTTGAGCAAAATTCTAGAAAAAAGGTTACCGCCGAAATCCGACGACTACTTTACTACTATATGGAATTCGCGATAAATACGGGGTTAAGGCCAGGTACTGAACTCGATAATCTAAAGTGGGGCGACCTACATATCCAAACGCAAGGCCATCAAGCGCGCTTCTACTTGAACGTCAGGAAAGGAAAAACAACCAAGTTCACTGGAACAAGAGAGGTAGTCTGTAACGCAAACATTTATGATGCTATTTGGCTTCTCACCAGAGACTTTCCGGAACGAAAGCCTAACGATTTGATATTTAGATTGAAAAGCGGGAAGCAAACTAAGGAGCTTGGTAGAACATTTGCGCTTGCTCTCGAAAACCTTGGGTTAAAAAAGCCTAAAACAGAGAAAGGAGAGCAAGATAACTCATCAGGCGAGCGAACCTTATATTCATTACGCCATAGCTATATAACTTGGGAAATGAGAGCTCAAAGAGTTCCCATAGAAGTTCTTGCCAAACAGTGCGGTACATCTATATCTATGATTGAACAACACTACAGCCATGTTGTTCCTAAAATGTATAGTAACCAGCTATCTGGACTTGAACTTGACGAGGTTCAGCAGATTAAAAACCGATTCGCACTTTCCAATGAAAAAGCAATAGAAAGCTACTCCCGCAGGGCCAAAGAATGGGCAGCCAACTACAAAAGACGAGGCTGTATTTAA
- a CDS encoding DUF2034 domain-containing protein: MPRSKTTFIDLLVESPWWVSVIVSATAYVMMAHVLPSIQIDNQITAMVFRAFAIPAPFIAGMILLAAPFAFLNARRKAKQLDTQRNIQTVRNLHWRNFEELVAEAYRRQGYRVVEGGYGADGGIDLELFKDDQHTLVQCKQWKTQKVGVNVVREMFGVLTAHQANHFIIISSGTFTQQAIDFAAGKPIELIDGPKLLALVNDVQVLPQVTIEKIKVCPRCSGELVERTAKRGANAGDTFLGCANFPRCRYTE, from the coding sequence ATGCCAAGAAGTAAAACCACTTTTATTGATCTGCTGGTAGAGTCGCCCTGGTGGGTTTCGGTAATAGTCTCCGCCACAGCCTATGTAATGATGGCGCATGTGTTGCCATCCATTCAAATCGATAACCAAATTACCGCTATGGTGTTTAGAGCCTTTGCGATCCCCGCTCCTTTTATCGCAGGCATGATATTGCTTGCCGCCCCTTTTGCGTTTTTGAATGCTCGCCGAAAAGCCAAGCAGCTGGATACCCAGCGTAATATTCAAACTGTGCGTAATTTGCACTGGCGTAACTTTGAGGAGTTGGTGGCAGAAGCCTATCGCAGACAAGGATATCGAGTAGTTGAAGGAGGCTATGGTGCTGATGGAGGCATCGATTTAGAGCTTTTCAAGGATGACCAACATACCTTAGTACAGTGCAAGCAGTGGAAAACACAAAAAGTAGGCGTAAATGTGGTGCGTGAAATGTTTGGTGTGCTCACTGCGCATCAGGCTAACCACTTTATCATCATCAGTTCTGGCACCTTTACCCAACAGGCTATCGACTTTGCGGCAGGCAAACCTATCGAGTTGATTGACGGGCCAAAACTATTAGCACTAGTCAACGATGTACAAGTTTTACCTCAGGTAACTATTGAAAAAATTAAGGTATGCCCAAGGTGTTCTGGTGAGTTAGTCGAAAGAACGGCGAAACGCGGTGCTAATGCAGGTGATACCTTTTTGGGGTGCGCCAACTTTCCGAGATGCCGTTACACCGAATAA